The nucleotide sequence TCTGAACCACAAGAGTCCCGGTTGATCTCAGCCCAAAGCGAACATCCGATGACTTTGATCCAATTTACTCAACCCCGGTCTGGCAACTTATTCAACCTCGCCTGAGAGTGTGACCTTCCCCCGAAAAACCACGTAATTGTAGATATTGTAGAACAACATGATTGGGATTAAGAACCCGATAAAAATAATCATAAAGACTAGGGAACTGGGAGCTGCCGCGGCCTGGTAGATGGTGACACTGGGGGGAATGATGTAGGGGAAAATGACCAGGCCCAGGCCAACAAAGGACAACATAAAAATCAAGATAGTCAAAATAAACGGCATTCGTTCTTCCTGCTTGCCCAAGCTTTGCAACAATAGCCCAATCAAGAAAATTCCCAGCAATGGTATTCCCAAAAAGATAAAGACTAAGGGAGGCTCAAACAGGGTGGGGCGAATGTGATCAGACAAGATCGGCGTACTGACTGTAATAAAACCCGCTCCAATCAAGGTCGTCCAGGCCGCAAGTTTAGCCGTCTTAAAGTGAACCAGTTGGAGGCTACCCGTGGTTTTCATAATCAAATAGGTCGAGCCAATCAAGACATAGCCCTGAATCAGCGTCAACGCGACTAAAATTGACCGCCAACTCAACCAGTCCCACATTCCCCCAATAAAATGCCCCGCTGCATCTACGGCAATCCCTTCAAAAATACTTCCCAAGGCAAAACCCTGGCCCAAGGCCGCCAGAAAGCTCCCCACGCCAAAGGCCCAATTCCAAAACAACTTGCGATTGGCATTTTCCCGA is from Synechococcus sp. PCC 6312 and encodes:
- the cydB gene encoding cytochrome d ubiquinol oxidase subunit II is translated as MEPLAQFLPQVWFFILGLFLFLYVLLDGFDLGIGILSLTSSSEERRSILMTSLGNVWDANETWLVLMGGALFGAFPLAYGTVLNALYLPAVVMIVGLILRAVAFEFRENANRKLFWNWAFGVGSFLAALGQGFALGSIFEGIAVDAAGHFIGGMWDWLSWRSILVALTLIQGYVLIGSTYLIMKTTGSLQLVHFKTAKLAAWTTLIGAGFITVSTPILSDHIRPTLFEPPLVFIFLGIPLLGIFLIGLLLQSLGKQEERMPFILTILIFMLSFVGLGLVIFPYIIPPSVTIYQAAAAPSSLVFMIIFIGFLIPIMLFYNIYNYVVFRGKVTLSGEVE